In a genomic window of Sulfurisphaera tokodaii str. 7:
- a CDS encoding xanthine dehydrogenase family protein molybdopterin-binding subunit: MLQEHLPIITGKSTYIDDINPKNVAYLHVVRSPIARGIIKSISKPQHALLTLTWDDVKTYMPARLFPDLARTSQVARMPVLADGRVNFVGQPVLAFVVEDRYETEDVAEEVSIDYEELKPVVDVEESLKEEPIHPGLKSNISIDQLLEGGDLSLKNRADVVVRRKIKQHRIVSNPMEPKGIICWWDNDVLNVYVSTQAPFGVRNDLREVLGIPPEKIRVYSPPNVGGGFGNKSGGYPEYVLAAIASLKLGRPIKWIETRSEMLVNTQSLGRGEVSDMKLYATKDGEILGMEGTIIANIGAYDYGLNFFTSLFVARLSNGPYKLKFASIRAMSVFTNTPPMGFYRGAGRPEAALIHETLVEDLAEELGMDPVEIRRKNLIDDNGYLTPLGSRLDPAGYHEVLDKAEKYYRKAKEVYKDKGISLVVFTEIVRTSPGEGAKVEIKNGKVYFSLGLGPHGQAYSSTFKKLASQALGIDESMIEVVTGSTETVKEGIGSFGSRAGTIGGSAVIAASKELLKKLGKDSLNGEDLIKYEGVSAEVFYKADDIFAPGAHVAVVDLDKETGFAKIIDYYAVDDVGKVLNKEEIEGQIIGGILQGASQVVIEAMRYDERGIPLCASIADCGVPTSLEAPLNISQEYVEYPSQLLSGSRGVGEAGTTGALPAVFIAFEKAAKKKFNITPIDPWIIV, translated from the coding sequence ATGCTTCAAGAGCATTTACCAATAATAACTGGTAAATCCACTTATATAGATGATATTAATCCAAAAAACGTTGCATATCTTCACGTTGTTAGATCGCCAATAGCTAGGGGTATAATAAAAAGTATATCTAAGCCACAACATGCGTTATTAACCTTAACATGGGATGACGTTAAAACCTATATGCCCGCGAGGCTATTTCCAGATCTAGCTAGAACTTCACAAGTAGCTAGAATGCCAGTATTAGCTGATGGAAGAGTCAACTTTGTCGGACAACCAGTTTTAGCATTTGTTGTTGAGGACAGATATGAAACAGAGGATGTAGCAGAAGAAGTTTCGATAGATTACGAAGAACTTAAACCAGTAGTGGACGTAGAGGAATCATTAAAAGAAGAACCTATACATCCAGGATTAAAGAGTAATATTTCAATAGATCAGCTACTAGAAGGAGGAGATTTATCCCTTAAGAATAGGGCAGATGTAGTAGTCAGAAGAAAAATAAAACAACATAGAATTGTTTCAAATCCAATGGAACCTAAAGGAATAATCTGTTGGTGGGATAATGATGTATTAAACGTATATGTTTCTACACAAGCTCCTTTTGGAGTAAGAAATGATTTAAGGGAAGTCTTAGGTATACCTCCAGAGAAAATTAGAGTTTACTCTCCACCTAATGTAGGAGGCGGATTTGGTAATAAAAGTGGAGGTTACCCAGAATATGTATTAGCTGCAATAGCTTCGTTAAAATTAGGTAGACCTATTAAATGGATTGAGACCAGAAGTGAAATGTTAGTAAATACTCAATCACTAGGTAGAGGAGAAGTTTCTGACATGAAGTTATATGCTACTAAAGATGGAGAAATATTAGGTATGGAAGGAACAATAATAGCTAACATAGGTGCCTACGATTACGGTTTAAATTTCTTTACATCATTGTTTGTAGCAAGGTTATCTAATGGTCCTTATAAATTAAAGTTTGCCTCGATCAGAGCTATGTCGGTATTTACTAACACACCACCTATGGGATTCTATAGAGGAGCTGGAAGACCAGAAGCAGCGTTAATTCACGAAACACTGGTTGAGGATTTGGCTGAAGAATTAGGAATGGATCCCGTAGAAATAAGGAGGAAGAACCTTATAGATGATAACGGTTATCTAACACCTTTAGGTAGTAGATTAGATCCTGCAGGATATCATGAAGTTTTAGACAAAGCAGAAAAATATTATAGGAAAGCAAAAGAAGTATACAAGGATAAAGGAATATCATTAGTAGTATTTACCGAAATAGTAAGAACATCACCGGGTGAGGGAGCTAAAGTTGAAATTAAGAACGGGAAAGTGTACTTCAGTTTAGGCTTAGGTCCTCATGGTCAAGCTTATAGTAGTACGTTTAAAAAATTAGCTTCGCAGGCTTTAGGGATTGATGAGAGTATGATAGAAGTAGTTACGGGAAGTACTGAAACCGTAAAAGAAGGTATAGGGAGTTTTGGCTCTAGAGCGGGAACAATAGGAGGGTCAGCAGTAATTGCTGCTTCTAAAGAATTATTGAAAAAACTAGGTAAAGATTCGCTGAATGGAGAAGATTTAATAAAGTATGAAGGAGTAAGTGCTGAGGTATTTTACAAAGCTGATGATATTTTCGCACCAGGTGCTCATGTAGCAGTTGTAGACTTAGATAAGGAGACAGGCTTCGCTAAAATTATAGATTATTACGCAGTAGATGATGTGGGTAAAGTTCTTAATAAAGAAGAAATTGAAGGGCAGATTATTGGAGGAATTTTACAAGGAGCTTCCCAAGTTGTAATTGAAGCAATGAGATATGATGAACGAGGAATTCCATTATGTGCTTCGATAGCAGATTGTGGAGTACCTACTTCTCTTGAAGCACCACTAAATATAAGTCAAGAATACGTAGAATATCCTTCTCAACTATTATCTGGAAGTAGAGGAGTAGGTGAAGCTGGAACTACTGGAGCCTTACCAGCAGTATTCATAGCCTTTGAAAAAGCAGCTAAGAAAAAGTTTAACATAACACCAATCGACCCATGGATTATTGTATAA
- a CDS encoding AAA family ATPase, translating into MKDIFDRENEISLLKNSLDSPLIVIMGLRRTGKTSLVRSVLNEEKATYIFLDMRRFENKEYIVYKDFIQVLEKEINRIIKKNRDLISHLQIRGVQIMGISVNFSWGRDKVELSDIFSSLNDWGEEKGKTVHIVIDEAQELIKLKGYNVLYSIAYAFDNLKKLNFIITGSEVRVKDKFLKLQDEESPLFGRVSIEINIKPFDKETAIRFLEEGFREQGINFDGKERVYDILGGNPGWLTYFGYVYIKIKDEEKAIVNTKKYAKNSFLESFVIS; encoded by the coding sequence TTGAAAGATATCTTTGACAGAGAAAATGAAATCTCATTACTTAAAAATTCACTAGACTCTCCTTTAATTGTTATAATGGGATTAAGGAGAACCGGGAAAACATCTTTAGTTAGATCTGTTTTAAATGAGGAGAAAGCTACTTATATTTTCCTTGATATGAGGAGATTTGAAAATAAGGAATATATCGTGTATAAGGATTTTATTCAAGTATTGGAAAAGGAGATAAATAGAATTATAAAGAAAAATAGAGATCTCATATCACATCTCCAGATACGAGGAGTACAAATTATGGGGATTTCGGTAAATTTTAGTTGGGGAAGAGATAAAGTGGAGCTTTCAGATATCTTTTCCTCTCTAAATGATTGGGGTGAAGAAAAAGGTAAAACAGTACATATAGTAATTGATGAAGCACAAGAATTGATAAAGCTTAAAGGCTATAACGTCCTCTATTCAATAGCCTATGCTTTTGATAATTTAAAGAAACTCAACTTCATAATAACCGGGTCTGAAGTAAGAGTAAAAGATAAATTTTTAAAACTGCAAGATGAAGAATCACCACTTTTCGGAAGAGTTAGCATAGAAATTAATATAAAACCTTTTGATAAGGAAACTGCTATAAGATTTTTGGAGGAAGGATTTAGAGAACAAGGAATAAATTTCGACGGTAAAGAGAGGGTGTACGACATTCTAGGAGGAAATCCTGGATGGCTAACTTATTTTGGTTACGTTTATATAAAAATTAAAGATGAGGAGAAGGCAATAGTCAATACCAAAAAGTACGCTAAAAACTCCTTTCTAGAGAGTTTTGTAATTTCCTAA